The following proteins come from a genomic window of Sphaerisporangium rubeum:
- a CDS encoding amino acid adenylation domain-containing protein, protein MTTSPSPAKQALLAQRLRRRPTATTLTVAPRPEGTEPPLSHAQERLWFLEQYLPGTPAYTVSCTVRIDGPLDAEAMRRAVHEVTARHESLRSRFLTTEDGTPRLVVDPEPATGFRVTTAGSVESARAQVSAELAIPFDLAAGPLMRVLLVRLAPDDHVLLIAAHHAVTDGWSSDILLDELLTLHGGGSLSPLPVQYGDYALWQRRRVGTAAYRADVDYWRQRLAGVPPLELPADLPRPAEQTFAGAARPFRLDPDLTRAVRALAEAHGATPYMTMLAAFQALLGRWSGQTDFAVGSPVSGRGLPELDGLVGMFVNTLAMRAELAGNPTFAELLDRTRDAALDAFSHQALPFDQLVNELDVVRDVSRPAVFQVMFALQNYGSGRPAGSGGPSPSPFAADTVVSRFDLSLYLHETADGFEGALVYNTALFHEDTIDRMGAGLSTLLRSAVADPRTRLADLDILPGAERARLPELSTAPPPAPFRDDQGEAAAELLHELVSAQAARTPDAPAVIFGDETLGYGLLERRAGHLARRLRDAGVRPGDRVAVCLEQSAGLAVALLGVLKAGAAYVPLDPQQPAERVWYMIGDAGARTVITSAEARGPLPPGLTEITLDDAGTGDDQVPAPVDAAVTPDDLAYVIYTSGTTGRPKGVAVQHRELVTYLAGIRERLAVEPGSAFALLQSLAFDFGVTIFYLALLTGGRLHLIPSRTSARELAGYFARHPADYLKMTPSHLAALLAEATPAELLPRRLLLLGGEASGWAWARDLAALGHCAVVNHYGPTESTVGMTTFTVDPDADVAGTTLPIGRPLPGAHVHVLDERLRPVPVGLTGEIHLGGPRLARGYLGRPGLTAERFVPDPCGEPGARMYRTGDLGRWLPDGSLQFLGRRDLQVKVRGYRVELGEIDSVLSACPGVAQAVADLRDGRLVGYLLPEDKPGAERLPAAEVRAWLSERLPSYMIPARYVWLDHLPLKAHGKVDRAALPDPGDERADAGAEFVPPRTPAEETVAAIWADVLGVAEVGALDDFFELGGHSLLAMQVLARLRKAAPEHRITLMDLFKHTTVEQTAALLESGPGSRSGGLLHRLTPARAATTTLVCAPYGGGSAVIYKPLADALPEDWALYSIAVPGHELGEEAMPPDEVARTCADEILATISGPVALYGHCGLGAMIVAEIARLLEKEGRRLEAVYLGGIFPFARKEGRLTRLRHRLDDLRGHQGRVNALTAAGLDVSDLSAEELRLIVANRRDGTRAAERYFTRLFEEEADPLTAPVVAVAGERDPVMEFYQERYREWHVLSPVTACVVIDEAAHFFLRYRAEELAEIVTRVHPAIEAGTTAPIERGGAGQETWWLEGLSAPGRETGAEEHEAGDLAVPDAAGGSGAGTSGGPSRGGPAPSMRRFFGVAAGQGISIIGSALTEFAIPIWIYLTTGSLVDFALFSVLALVPGMLVAPLAGTIVDRSDRRHVMLAGDVCAGGTQLALGVLLWTGNLAIWHIYPLLAVLSVALAFQRIAYGSAIPQLVPKRFLGHANGVVGMMNGVAQLVVPLAAAALMALIGLEGILVIDVISYTIAVVSLLLIRFPSAMAWRRRESMTAEMVNGFRYSWGNKGFRRMITFFAVVNLFMAALFLMISPLVLSFGSLTDVGTVAFFGGLGVFTGGLAMAMWGGPRVRRFRGQLMFTLSLAVCAVVVGVQEHLVPIATGVFGLFLSLTLLNGVYTTIVQVKIPQRYHGRVFALNQLVAFSTLPIGYAVIAPLGTALFEPMLMDGGALAGTVGQLIGTGEGRGIGLLYVLLGTAIALCVLVARRRRVLWDFDDLVPDAPPDDLIGWQTLRDRGVLGKAG, encoded by the coding sequence GTGACGACCAGCCCGTCCCCGGCCAAGCAGGCCCTGCTGGCCCAGCGGCTGCGCCGCCGCCCCACCGCGACCACTCTCACCGTGGCGCCACGACCGGAGGGGACCGAGCCGCCGCTGTCCCACGCGCAGGAGCGGCTGTGGTTCCTTGAGCAGTACCTTCCCGGCACCCCCGCCTACACCGTGTCGTGCACGGTGCGGATCGACGGCCCCTTGGACGCCGAGGCCATGCGCCGCGCCGTGCACGAGGTGACCGCACGGCACGAGAGCCTGCGCAGCCGTTTCCTCACCACAGAGGACGGCACGCCGCGCCTGGTCGTCGACCCCGAGCCCGCCACCGGGTTCCGCGTCACCACCGCCGGATCGGTGGAGTCGGCCAGGGCCCAGGTCTCCGCGGAGCTGGCGATCCCGTTCGACCTCGCCGCGGGGCCGCTGATGCGTGTGCTGCTCGTGCGGCTGGCCCCGGACGACCACGTGCTGCTGATCGCCGCGCACCACGCGGTCACCGACGGCTGGAGCAGCGACATCCTCCTGGACGAGCTGCTCACCCTGCACGGCGGGGGGTCGCTGTCCCCCTTGCCGGTGCAGTACGGCGACTACGCGCTGTGGCAGCGCCGGCGCGTGGGAACGGCGGCCTACCGGGCCGACGTGGACTACTGGCGGCAGCGGCTCGCGGGGGTGCCGCCGCTCGAGCTGCCGGCCGACCTGCCGCGGCCCGCGGAGCAGACGTTCGCGGGGGCCGCGCGGCCGTTCCGGCTCGACCCGGACCTGACCCGTGCGGTGCGCGCGCTGGCCGAGGCGCACGGCGCCACGCCGTACATGACGATGTTGGCCGCGTTCCAGGCCCTGCTCGGCCGGTGGTCGGGACAGACCGACTTCGCGGTGGGAAGCCCGGTCAGCGGACGGGGGCTGCCGGAGCTGGACGGCCTCGTCGGGATGTTCGTCAACACGCTCGCCATGCGCGCGGAGCTGGCGGGGAACCCGACGTTCGCCGAGCTGCTCGACCGCACCCGTGACGCGGCGCTGGACGCCTTCTCCCACCAGGCGCTGCCGTTCGACCAGCTCGTCAACGAGCTGGACGTGGTGCGCGACGTCAGCCGTCCCGCGGTCTTCCAGGTGATGTTCGCGCTGCAGAACTACGGGTCGGGACGGCCGGCCGGCTCCGGCGGGCCGTCGCCGTCGCCGTTCGCCGCCGACACCGTCGTCAGCCGGTTCGACCTCAGCCTGTACCTGCACGAGACCGCGGACGGCTTCGAGGGAGCGCTGGTGTACAACACCGCGCTCTTCCACGAGGACACGATCGACCGCATGGGAGCGGGCCTTTCGACCCTGTTGCGCTCCGCCGTCGCCGACCCGCGCACCCGCCTCGCCGACCTGGACATCCTCCCCGGCGCCGAGCGCGCGCGCCTGCCGGAGCTGAGCACGGCCCCGCCACCCGCGCCGTTCCGCGACGACCAGGGGGAGGCCGCCGCGGAGCTGCTGCACGAGCTCGTCTCGGCTCAGGCGGCGCGCACCCCTGACGCACCCGCGGTGATCTTCGGTGACGAGACGCTCGGTTACGGCCTGCTGGAGCGGCGCGCGGGTCACCTCGCCAGGCGCCTGCGCGACGCCGGCGTACGGCCCGGCGACCGTGTGGCGGTCTGCCTGGAGCAGTCGGCCGGCCTCGCCGTCGCGCTCCTCGGCGTGCTGAAGGCCGGCGCCGCCTACGTGCCGCTCGACCCGCAGCAGCCCGCCGAGCGCGTCTGGTACATGATCGGCGACGCCGGTGCGCGCACGGTGATCACCTCGGCGGAGGCGCGCGGACCGCTGCCTCCCGGTCTCACCGAGATCACCCTCGACGACGCAGGCACCGGGGACGACCAGGTCCCCGCGCCGGTGGACGCGGCGGTCACACCGGACGACCTGGCGTACGTGATCTACACCTCGGGGACCACCGGCCGGCCCAAAGGCGTCGCGGTCCAGCACCGCGAGCTGGTCACGTACCTCGCGGGGATCCGCGAGCGGCTCGCGGTCGAACCGGGGTCGGCGTTCGCGCTGCTCCAGTCGCTGGCCTTCGACTTCGGTGTCACGATCTTCTACCTGGCGCTGCTGACCGGCGGCCGGCTGCACCTGATCCCCTCGCGGACCTCGGCGCGTGAGCTGGCCGGGTACTTCGCGCGTCACCCCGCCGACTACCTGAAGATGACGCCGTCGCACCTGGCGGCGCTGCTCGCCGAGGCGACCCCGGCCGAGCTGCTGCCGCGCCGGTTGCTGCTGCTCGGCGGCGAGGCCTCCGGCTGGGCCTGGGCCAGGGATCTGGCGGCGCTCGGCCACTGCGCGGTGGTCAACCACTACGGCCCCACCGAGTCCACGGTCGGCATGACGACCTTCACCGTGGACCCGGACGCCGACGTGGCAGGCACGACGCTGCCGATCGGCCGTCCGCTGCCAGGCGCGCACGTCCACGTGCTGGACGAACGGCTTCGGCCGGTCCCCGTGGGCCTGACCGGGGAGATCCACCTCGGCGGCCCGAGGCTGGCCCGTGGGTACCTCGGCAGGCCCGGTCTGACCGCCGAGCGGTTCGTCCCCGACCCCTGCGGCGAGCCCGGTGCGCGCATGTACCGGACCGGCGACCTCGGCCGGTGGCTGCCGGACGGCAGCCTCCAGTTCCTCGGCCGGCGCGACCTGCAGGTGAAGGTACGCGGCTACCGCGTCGAGCTCGGTGAGATCGACTCGGTCCTGTCCGCCTGCCCCGGCGTGGCGCAGGCGGTGGCCGACCTGCGGGACGGCCGGCTGGTCGGCTACCTGCTTCCGGAGGACAAACCGGGTGCCGAGCGCCTGCCGGCGGCCGAGGTGCGGGCCTGGCTGAGCGAGCGGCTGCCGTCGTACATGATCCCGGCGCGGTACGTCTGGCTGGACCACCTGCCGCTGAAGGCGCACGGCAAGGTCGACCGGGCCGCGCTGCCTGACCCCGGCGACGAGCGGGCCGACGCCGGCGCGGAGTTCGTGCCGCCGCGCACCCCCGCCGAGGAGACCGTCGCCGCGATCTGGGCCGACGTGCTCGGCGTCGCCGAGGTCGGCGCGCTCGACGACTTCTTCGAGCTCGGCGGCCACTCCCTGCTCGCCATGCAGGTCCTCGCGCGGCTGCGCAAGGCCGCGCCGGAACACCGCATCACCTTGATGGACCTGTTCAAGCACACGACCGTGGAACAGACGGCGGCGCTGCTCGAATCGGGCCCGGGGTCCAGGTCCGGCGGCCTGCTGCACCGGCTCACCCCGGCCCGCGCCGCCACCACCACCCTGGTCTGCGCGCCGTACGGCGGCGGCAGCGCGGTGATCTACAAACCGCTGGCCGACGCGCTCCCCGAGGACTGGGCCCTGTACTCGATCGCCGTGCCGGGCCACGAGCTCGGGGAGGAGGCGATGCCGCCGGACGAGGTGGCGCGGACCTGCGCCGACGAGATCCTCGCGACCATATCGGGCCCCGTCGCGCTGTACGGCCACTGCGGACTCGGCGCCATGATCGTCGCCGAGATCGCCAGGTTGCTGGAGAAGGAGGGCCGGCGGCTCGAGGCCGTCTACCTCGGCGGGATCTTCCCGTTCGCGCGCAAGGAGGGCCGCCTGACGAGGCTGCGCCACCGGCTGGACGACCTGCGCGGCCACCAGGGCCGGGTCAACGCGCTCACCGCGGCGGGCCTGGACGTCTCCGACCTGAGCGCCGAGGAGCTCCGGCTGATCGTCGCCAACCGCAGGGACGGCACCCGCGCGGCCGAACGGTACTTCACCCGCCTGTTCGAGGAGGAGGCCGACCCGCTGACGGCGCCGGTCGTCGCGGTGGCGGGGGAGCGCGACCCCGTCATGGAGTTCTACCAGGAGCGGTACCGGGAGTGGCATGTGCTCTCCCCGGTCACGGCCTGCGTGGTCATCGACGAGGCCGCGCACTTCTTCCTCAGGTACCGGGCCGAGGAGCTGGCGGAGATCGTCACGCGCGTCCACCCGGCGATCGAGGCGGGGACGACCGCGCCGATCGAGCGCGGCGGCGCCGGCCAGGAGACCTGGTGGCTGGAAGGCCTTTCCGCGCCGGGCCGGGAGACCGGCGCCGAGGAGCACGAGGCCGGTGATCTCGCCGTCCCCGACGCCGCCGGAGGGTCAGGCGCCGGAACGTCCGGCGGTCCTTCACGTGGCGGGCCGGCCCCCAGCATGCGCCGCTTCTTCGGCGTCGCCGCCGGTCAGGGGATCTCCATCATCGGGTCGGCGCTGACGGAGTTCGCCATCCCGATCTGGATCTACCTGACCACCGGCTCGCTGGTCGACTTCGCGTTGTTCTCCGTGCTGGCGCTGGTGCCGGGGATGCTGGTCGCGCCGCTCGCCGGCACCATCGTGGATCGCAGCGACCGGCGCCACGTCATGCTGGCGGGAGACGTCTGCGCCGGCGGCACGCAACTGGCGCTCGGCGTGTTGCTGTGGACCGGCAACCTGGCGATCTGGCACATCTACCCGCTGCTCGCCGTCCTGTCGGTGGCCCTGGCCTTCCAGCGCATCGCCTACGGCTCGGCCATCCCGCAACTGGTGCCGAAGCGGTTCCTCGGTCACGCCAACGGCGTCGTCGGCATGATGAACGGCGTCGCGCAACTGGTCGTCCCGCTCGCCGCCGCCGCCTTGATGGCGCTCATCGGCCTGGAAGGCATCCTGGTCATCGACGTGATCAGTTACACGATCGCCGTCGTCAGCCTCCTGCTGATCCGCTTCCCCTCCGCCATGGCCTGGCGCCGCCGCGAGTCGATGACCGCCGAGATGGTCAACGGCTTCCGCTATTCCTGGGGGAACAAGGGCTTCCGCCGCATGATCACCTTTTTCGCGGTGGTCAACCTGTTCATGGCCGCGCTGTTCCTCATGATCTCGCCGCTGGTGCTGTCGTTCGGGTCGCTCACCGACGTCGGCACGGTGGCCTTCTTCGGCGGGCTCGGGGTGTTCACCGGTGGTCTGGCCATGGCGATGTGGGGTGGCCCCCGCGTACGGCGGTTCCGCGGCCAGTTGATGTTCACCCTGTCCCTGGCGGTGTGCGCCGTGGTCGTCGGTGTCCAGGAGCATCTGGTGCCGATCGCCACCGGGGTGTTCGGCCTGTTCCTGTCGCTGACCCTGCTCAACGGCGTCTACACCACGATCGTCCAGGTCAAGATCCCGCAGCGCTACCATGGCCGTGTCTTCGCGCTGAACCAGCTCGTGGCGTTCTCCACACTGCCGATCGGCTACGCGGTGATCGCGCCGCTCGGCACCGCGCTGTTCGAGCCGATGCTCATGGACGGAGGTGCGCTCGCCGGCACGGTCGGCCAGCTGATCGGCACCGGCGAGGGCCGGGGGATCGGCCTGCTGTACGTGCTCCTCGGCACCGCCATCGCGTTGTGCGTGCTCGTCGCGCGCCGCCGCCGGGTGCTGTGGGACTTCGACGACCTGGTCCCCGACGCGCCGCCGGACGACCTGATCGGATGGCAGACCCTTCGCGACCGGGGGGTGCTGGGTAAGGCCGGGTAA